GAATTATTCTAACATTgccatgtcttttttttaatgtgtttaAAAATTATTGACAGGCGTCTTCCATTTTCGTGAACTACGAGATCATCTAGAAAAATGGTTTCCAAAGTGTTGGTCATCCTCTTGGCAGTTGCCGTCTTGAGCCAGGCCGTCCTCAGCCTCGATCCGCATTACTTTGACGAAGGTAAAACGTtatccttttatttcttttttttttttaaggtgtcATTTAGTGATCGGAAACAATAGTCCATCCACAATAGTGTGGCCCGTCCCAATCCAGAACACACAAAGTCCACGTAATGGGATAGATAGAATTACATGCAGGGTGTcagattaaaaaaagaaagcatcGATAACTAATgatctctccccccccccctttttttttagttatatGCGTGGGTTGTTTTTCGACTGACACCTTTCAATGTATAAAGTGTTGTATGCACTGTGCATCCACAGCAGTAAGAATGCCCCTACACACTGCGTGTCTCtctccgaaaagaaaaaaacacggatCGATATCTTTCGCAGCTACATCTAGTTGGCTCCGTTCTTGTGTCCCTTCGTGTGATGGTTGGGATTAGATTTACTTCTGTTCCCCCTCGCACTCCTCTCACCGCGCACTTCTTTCTATGCAAttctctcacttttttttgtgcatgtACTCCGCGGAAATAAGAAAGTGgctggataaaaaaaaaaggtaaaagggcaaaggagagaaaaaaacattccgcAGGATTGGTTAGAGATGGAGGCACTCAAACAAATAGAGGGGCATGTTTTTTTCGAGCTCCTCCGGTGTTGTAGTCATTTACTTTCGACTCAACGATCTGATCCAATTGgctttaactttttcttctgcctgttgcattgcttttttttttttttacacacgcGCAATCGTAATCTTGTTGCATTATGTCATCTCCCTTTGATTTATCGgtttatactttttttttctatggtAGGGTTTATTTCCTCATCGCTTATTAGGATTTTGGAAATGAGTCGAACGTGAAAgatggatcttttttttttgcgaaaagggaatttttggttttgtgtGCACTAACAAAAGAGCAGCAAACTGTTGGCCAGGATTGTATCATTGGCCATATGCGCTCCTCTCCTAatcttatcttttcttttcggcgGAAGGAGATGCGGGGAAAGTTTACTTTATATCGCatcacgaaataaaaaaaaaaaaaaaagggcgggaTCTTTCGTGACTTCCCGGGGATCACACCGAACGGCTTGCTCTTTGTTGTGCAGTAGGCAACCAATGTTATATCTATGCCAAAACAGTTTTGCATCGAAATCTTTTGATACGACGCATAAATCTTTCTATAACATTCACATCTTTTGCTgggttttttgttattcctcTGCATAACGACGCAAAAGAAATGGCGTCTTCAATAATTTCCCGAGTGTTTTCATGTAGGACGAATCCCGCGTGAATGCTTTTGCATTTGTGGcctgtttgcattttttttccctcctcctttttaatgcatctataaaaaaaaaaaaactccggAGAGTGTCTATACAGTTAGAACTCTCTGGCGTATGTTTGGTACTTAATGTATTGGCCCAAAAAGACTTTCGCTCTTTAGAGGACGACGCGCAAAGTTAAAAGGTCACGAAAGTGTTCAGTTTTCCAACGTTTTCATTGGACGAAAGCCATGACCTTTCCATTAGGGGATTGTACATCTCTTTATAAATTGAACGATTTTCATAGATATCAAGGGATGGGTTTCATTTTTCGAAATGTGTTTTGTTGTGACATGTTTCGTCACGTACACCCCGTGACACGTTAAGATGAAAAACGTGTTTGAATTTCTCTTGGAAAACCTCGACCCGTCAATCAAACGCGCATCATCCGGTTAGACTCGAAAAGACCTTGCCCCCGCAGTGTCAATGCGCGCCGCAATTGAGAAACGGACGTTGATGATGATTGGCGCAAGGATAACGGGACAACTCCCGCATCATCCCCGTTCGACACGAGATAGAAAGTTGTCACACTTtctaatacattttttttttcaaaatgatttcgtGAGATACGAAAGTGAtgatcacgtttttttttacccttttttttcaaattaattcAGGATAAATTTGATCCCAATTAAAATCgataacgttttttttttacgttaatTTCGTTCCTCTGTGTTTGTCAATTCAATAATTAGATTTGGAActaatagctttttttttgttttttttttcccatacTATTGGAgggaaaatttcatttgactGGAGGATGTGAGTAGATCCGTTTTTGATAGGCAATCAAGAGTTTGGATGTACTTGGCTTATTTTCCAATCTatttcaaataacaaaaaaagaagttgtcGATCCtgctctcatttttttttatggttgtaCGGATCTCTTCAGATCAACTGCTAATAGGGAACGTGCGCTTTTTACTCTCGCACCATGTCGTTTATCTCCGGTCTGGGAGTTGAACGTAATAGTCAAGTTTTTGCATAATGGCACTCTCTTGATCTCATTATCTATCGatcttttgttcgttttttttgttgtttttgtttgttctatCCACAATCTTAGCCATCtgttttgcatttttcggggtaggctttaaaaaaatctcaTCTATTTTTAACGTTCACATGAAAGCCTTCAtacaatattttgattttattatcaAGAAAAAGCTCTGAAAGCAGCCATCAAAATGTTCGAGACTTAGTTGTGATATAACGAACTAGATAATTTAAAGTTTAATCATTTTTCGGGGGTGGGATTTTAAATTCATCTTACATTGTTTAATCTTGAGCTGCTGGCAGAAGCATTGACGTCATTGTACATGACGTAAGGTGCGAGACGCTATGTCGTTTCAGAGCTGAAAATTCATGTACGCACtgcataattattttttacgaCACTTTGAGAACTGGGCGCGTTTGGCTACGGTGAGGCGTTAGATGAAACTTTaggtcttgtttttttttcctttttaatacCGAAAAAGATTAACAGGGTTTATGTAAGACGTCGCCCTGAGACTTGAAGAAAACCAGCGTCGACTCTCGTTCAACTTAACgaccttgtttttttgtttcctctctCGTATTCGGAGAAGTTCTCCGAAGAATTGAAACACAAGACGcagtaaaagaaagaagaaaaaaaaaggagttgtACATTTTCCGTGTCCTTGCTGTTGACATTAGGCTGGACGCGTACCATATGGCTCGTTTCTGCTGTTGCTAACTCGGTACAAATACCCCATCGTTTGTACACTCACAGCCTGCGCTATTGAATGTGTTGCcatgttttcagttttttgcGAGCGTAGACGgccattttagtttttgccCTAGACTGAACTAAGAACGCCTTGTATAATGTacggaatttttaaaaaagtcaAATCATTTGCAATGGGTTTTCCCCGCGCAGCAAAATTGAACACGAGAGTACTTAAATTATCATTGTCGAGTTAGAAGGAAATGTTCTAATTATGCAAACGAAACGGCTGAACTCGAATGTGACCCCGTGTTTCCTACGCAATATCTGAAGGATAGGAAGtttgaaaattcaattcaatgcAACTCTCCAAAGTCACACTCTGCGAACTTGACTAATAGCTTTTTGCCTTGCACCATTCACGCGTGAATCACAAAAGACGTGATCGATCGACAGTAAATCAAAGTACGCCTACGTAAGAAACGAAGACGTTAATAACCCATCCGCTGGCGTTGGAATGAAGACGACTAAAATTGTGTGGAGTGTTTGATGCGTGTTATAGAAGCGTGAACAAATGGCAGAATAACTCTTGAACGAGGTCGGGTGATGACGTGCGCTTTGTAACTAGAATCTGAACATTTCTCGGTACAAACGGAGACGCGCTGATGGAGACAGCGTGAAGATCTCAACTTCGGTCCTTAATTTCGTTGATGAGTTTGGATTTAAgtctttaaaacatttttttttttgtttgattgcaGTGGCAGACGATCAGATGGCTAACGAACAACAAACTGCTGGACTGAACTATTTTACTGACAACGCTGAAAATCTAATGGAAAACGCCCAAAAGTATgcctgattttcttttttcttattcaattttcaatattATTCGATTTTGGTTTAATGCTGTGTGCATCTCTGATTTTCCCCtcgtttagtttttctttttgattatCAGCCATTCCAATTGAGCCTCTGAcccaactcttttttttttttcggttcttattttttttttgcgatttcgTGGAGAACGGATGTGTAGTGTGTCTGATTAGCACTGTTTTCTGGAGATgggatgtttaaaaaaaaaaaacagcaagaGAATGACAGCTCaatttagaaagaaagagaacagcATTAATTGAAATAGCGTTGACTGGGGTGTCAGTCAACCAAGTGTAGGCGAGAACATACCAATTACACGCAGTCTTAAGGGGAACTGTCGGGACGTGAAGTAAAAATCATCTTACGGATTGacgtttgttaaaaaaaaaaaagggaatttatattttgatttgattatttGGTTCCTAGtaaataaattataataaCCTCTGCGTTCGTTACGTTCATCAAATGGAATAATACGTAAGACAGGGCAAGTCACGAAAGGGCAAACGATGAGGCTTGTTGGATCGTTCACTTGTTGTTAgggaagtaaaaaaagaaaatcggttTCTTTGTTGATCAAGAGAAAGTGTTGCATGTCTCGGACTGATTAATAATTAAGGCGCGCAAGAGCTACCGCAATGACATACTTTTCTATTCGGTCAGAGTGGTCATCTGTTTAAAGGATAATCGCTTaaccaagcaaaaaaaaaaaaaaacaagatcaATTGCCAAACCGTTTCGCCTGCGAAAATGGACGAAGTGAAAGTGTCGTGAGCGAAGCGATcaatgaataataaaatttgttcttttcttccttctgtATTGCCACATAAATCATCTTGATCATGTCCGTTTGGTTTATCGCCATTTTATTCTCGTAACAGGCAACGTCAATTTTccgctagttttttttttaacgttctttttaaaataaaaaatcgcgCAGGTTTTCccccgttttattttttcgccCACTTTCACCcctatttttctcgttttttttcttatgtttatttctttttcagacgTTCGCCTTTGATTTATGTTTCCAGACGATCTTGCATCCGCCGCGGAGGAAGCTGCGACCACCGGAGGAACGATTGCTGCTTCAGCAGCTCCTGTCGCTGCAACCTGTGGGGCTCCAACTGCCGATGCCATCGGGCCGGACTCTTCCAGAAATGGGGCTAAGAAAACCGACCcactcaaaaagaaaacaaacaaaggaattGATTcggaaaaaattcatttctcaaTACCTTCCCCAAAAGAATATCCCAAACACGACGGAGCAGATCTCAGCCCTCACTAAAGAAACATCACCAGCCATCAGGACAAAGCATCAAATAATTTCAATTACCAATAcgtttttaggaaaaaaaagattatttattaaaaccaacttcctattttattttttttgtcgacatAAGCAATTTTATTAATTCATTGGTTTTCAGGCTCcatttcatctttttcgaAGGAAATACTAGCCGTTCTTGTCGAAAAGGGAAATCGCTTTCCAGACCCTCCACatccaaaatttaaagaatttaTTACGTAAGTcaagaagagaaaatcaaCGGTcatgttttcaaaacaaaaaaacaaaaaaaaacctgaattgaaaaatgagtttatatgaatttttcattttctcaatATTCTTCCACGACACATGatattttatttctatatattaatataaattgttttaaaatatgaTTTTAATATCAGATTGGCTCTTTATATCTGTTTCTGCCCCTCAAATCAAGACAAAATGGGGCATCTCTGTCTATTTCCATACTCCTGTGTAATTCCcagctattttttgtttcattgttcAATGTTCAAGTCACTGTTGTATTATTAATATAACACATAATTAATTGTACTCTTCAATTAAGCTTACAAAAACACtatgaaaacaacaaaattaactccaaaaaataaaagtcagGATTATTTAGCAACTACATACATGTGCTGATAGAATTGGTCAATCAATTCAGTTCTTCTAATAATTGATGAAtatattgaaataaacaacatcccaagataaaacaaacaatatcATAGAAAAAGGTGATATCTgacttctttaaaaaaaagaaataaaagaataattgGTTACATCAAGCTGATGTGCATGCCGCCTCCAGCTGCTGCTTAAAGGGCAGTGATGTCGAGAGCTGGAACAGCATCGCTGTTATATTGGTCTTCGGCTTCCTTCGGAGTTATCCTCGTCCCACGTcatcgtgtttctttttaatattaaTGACTAAGGATATTATATAGGAAAAAGACTATCAATCGATACACTTTGCCTAGGATGTCCTGCCATATTCCGGGAGGACATAACACAAAAATGCGATTTTTTAACTTCAATTCAAGCTTCAATATGATTCGCATGATTCATTCATtttgtgaatgcaaaatataTGAATTTTAGCGGGTAATGACAtcgtaaaacaaaagggatttgaagatcaataaaaaaaacaaaagggggaaACTGTTGGCGGATTCATCTTGGACTCTATGAGATTGCACACATAGATGGAGCTCCTTGTAACCGGCCAAGTGAAACGGGATAACAAAAGCGAAGACTCTCTAGATGAAAGGCAATAAACCTAGGGGGGCGTTGCCCCACAGAGAGAGACACTGTCGATCTACTGTTTATACTTGATCGTTAAAGAAGCAATGAAAGCTGCCTCATTGCTCCAACTATTCATCGAAAAGATGAAAGGCTATGTCAAAGACGATGGCGGGATATTGTGAAACGATAAGTAGAGAACCATGACACTTACCCCGTTGATATCCAGACaggaaaaacttgaaaataaaaaggtatgCTGTAATCTTTATGTCATTCGtgttcttatttattttgttttcccttggtatgtgatttaaaaaaaagtgtcgTGGAACGTTGTCGTCAGTGCCACTAGAGAGCGCCACTAGAGCATGACACGAACCCATTATATCCTCACACCAGACGGGACAGAgtcttttgggcgagttacaaaaaggactccagggtttccgacttttggttgcaggtttccgacacttggacatCTGGTACCCGACGAAAGGACATCTGTTCACCGACGTTTGGACTAGTGGTCCCCGACATTTGGGCGCAACAATatattgttgctgaacccaacgagcgctacactttccgacaagaggactcccgtgccatcgacattaggacttttttttttattgatgattAGTATTGTATACGTCAAACGGACTCCCGatctagcgacaaatggaCTCTCCATACAGTTACAcgttgattgttttatttctattaccttatattttatacatacttttgccaagtaggtaggatatttaattaatgttattattatagagATGTTTTTCTATGCTGTATCTGTTTATAAATTGTACTATTTGtattacagaaaaaagtattaataaaactattaGTTTAGCCCCATTTGCAATTGTattgtttactttttggcCATGGCGTTTGACCGAAACCAAGGTGTTATTTACGAATTAGTGCAAAATTACGTGAAATCGAAAGCATGTCTCGCGCACCTGAAGTCCTATGTAGAACAAGACAGTGTTGTAATGAGAGCTGCAACTGGACACGATTGGGGAAAGTTAAAAGCTAATGCCACATATGGCATTATTGCATCTTCTGATAATCCACAGAGGATAAATGCTGTAAGTTTCAggtattgtttttattcatattgaatTGTAATCGTAAGCCATGTCACAAACCCAGAATAATCAATTGATCATTCATTATTGTATATTTAACTATTGTAACAAAGAATTACATTGTTTAGGAAAACTAACTTcgtctatttgttttgttgttgttaactttttttccaaaaaactgTATGCCGAAGTGCCATAGAGACCGAAGAGACTTTCATTCAGACGCAAATGTATTGATTTTTCGTAATATTTATAATGAATGcaagaaaaatccaatcaaggagaaaaaagaaaagcgcgtcAAGGCAGAGTAGAGATTATTCTTCCCGTAGTTGATTTTAGGTgtgttttcaataaaaatgagatgattttcaattggaaacCCTGCTAACTTTTCATGCTAAGAGAgattaaaatattaagttatcGCTAAACTCAAGAACTTGGATTTCACGATAGAAGTTTACTTACGCAATGAAGAGGTCAATATATTTTACAGTCAATTACACAGGAGGCCAAAGGGTATTGATTTCTTCATGAAGTGATTCAGGTACCCAGGCTTTATAGGCCCCCAGGAGATAGAATTTATCTTTTTGCCAAGCGGCAAGAAGCGAATCTAAGCTATCGAGATTACCAATTGTCAGTTGTTGAAGTAACACTTGTGTCTTGGGCTGGAGTTTCACCCATGTCTTGACCATTGTTGATGGAGTTGACAGCAGAGCTGCCGTGTATCTACATAACAAAATTACTTATTTAGTACGGCTGGAAAA
This genomic stretch from Daphnia carinata strain CSIRO-1 chromosome 4, CSIRO_AGI_Dcar_HiC_V3, whole genome shotgun sequence harbors:
- the LOC130687665 gene encoding uncharacterized protein LOC130687665 isoform X1, translating into MVSKVLVILLAVAVLSQAVLSLDPHYFDEVADDQMANEQQTAGLNYFTDNAENLMENAQKRSPLIYVSRRSCIRRGGSCDHRRNDCCFSSSCRCNLWGSNCRCHRAGLFQKWG
- the LOC130687665 gene encoding U8-agatoxin-Ao1a-like isoform X2: MVSKVLVILLAVAVLSQAVLSLDPHYFDEVADDQMANEQQTAGLNYFTDNAENLMENAQKRSCIRRGGSCDHRRNDCCFSSSCRCNLWGSNCRCHRAGLFQKWG